From the Garra rufa chromosome 23, GarRuf1.0, whole genome shotgun sequence genome, the window aatatgtaatttaccacggtgctggaaaatcttgaaaatgcaccttgaaagtgcttgaaaagtgcttgaattatactttggaaaaggtgtaagaaccctgtgTTCTGTCGTATGACAGATTAGTAGCTATTTCATTACCATTGAGGTATCATATGATTGTGACACACAGATCAATGCTTGTTATGATTGCTGCTTCATGGACACTAGCACTGTTGCTAACAATGATCGGAGCGATTTTTATGAGCAGACTTTCTTTCTGCAACAATCCCAACAATCATCCTTGGGTTTCCAGTAGATTTTATTATCTTTTCATATACATGCATAGCTCTGACACTGTTTAAAATCACAACCCTACAAGACCGTCAAAGAGCCACAAAGACATGTACTGCTCATTTAATATTAATGGCTATATTTTATGTACCCATCACATTTACATATGCTCTTTCATCATTTATGAACTCTAACATAAGGATTTTTAATCTCTCTCTGACCACTGTGCTTCCTCCAATGCTTAACCCTATAATTTACACATTCATGACAGAGGAGTTCATTGTGTCTGTGAAAAGACTTCTTAAAAGACGAGTCACATTTCTGTCTTGGAAGTAAACTTCTTTTCTCCAAgttaaataacattatttttcagTGTTGTTGTGTTCCTATATCTTCGGAATGTGTAGAATAATTAATGATTCAATATTCTTTATTATGAAGTGCAAACAGAAATTAAACAGTCAACAGCTGTTGAGTAAAAACAGTTCATCAGAATAAATGCAGTTTAAGTCAGGCTTTTGACTTGATTATACTTTACAACATCAGCATCCCATATTAAAGTGTTATTTCATTATTAGTTTAACTTATACCTTTTTAATGTGAGTTTAAAACACATGGCTGTTTGACAATGTGTGTTGGTGTTCTTGTTACAGAATGTATATGTATTGTGACGAGCTTCCCCAGGggaatcagcgtcgccctggcaacaaacgTCACACGCCTGCACGTCCTCACCGCCGGCTGATCGGTCACAGTTGCACCCAATCAGCCCACAGCCTTTTAAGCAGCACATGCTGAGCAGACAGACAGACTCTGGTCTCGACTGACATGAACGCTGGTCTAACCTCTCTCTCTCATTTCCACAGAAAGCAGCGAGTGACAGATAGCACACAACACCACGTTGTTTGGAGCACGTTTTGGATGCGCACTTTCACGAGGATTTTGAAGAGCACAGAGCACGGAGCACCAGCCACGCAGCACGAAGCACCAGCCTCTCACCATTACCTTTCATTTGTGCACtgtaaataaatccaccctccggggccttgTGTTCACTAAGCCTGCCTTGTCGAGTGATTCTTCACCCCGtgacagtggtggagaatgcgggcaagagTGTGAAGAATCACCGTCAAGTTCACCGCCCCAGCCcctaatttttttcttttgtttgtgcaCCCCAGGTTGTGGAAAGCGGCGCGTTCATCCCTGCCATGGAGGAAGTGCTGCAGCGCCTCGCTGAAGTGAGCATCCGCCAGCAGCAAATAGTGGAACATCTCGCCACTCGCCAGGGCAGGACAGAGGAAGAACTCACCGCCATGCGTGCCTCCGCCGCCCAGCGCGTTCCGCTACCTGATCCTCGCGCCCAGGCAACCCGCCTGCTGCCAGAGTTGACTGCTGACGACGATGTGGAAACCTTCCTGCACGTCTTTGAAAACACCGCTCGACGTGAAGCCTGGCCCGAGGACGAGTGGGCACGCACGCTGGCACCCCTCCTCACTGGAGAAGCCCAACGTGCTTATTTCTCACTTCTCCTGACCATTGCCGAAGACTACATCGAAGCCGCATCGCTAATCATTGGCTGTTGGAAGGAAACCCCACCGCAGCTCAGGTAGCGGAACGAGTGGTAGTCGATCGCCTCCTCCGCGCTCTACCCCGCGCTCATCGGCAAGCGGTTGGAATGAGGAACCCCACCAACACCCTGGAACTCGTAGAGGCGATCAAGCTGGCGGATACTGTCCATCACCGTGACGGTGGAGGGGAAACGTTTCCGGGCCCTACTGGACTCAGGCAGTGCGATCACCCTCATCCAGTCACATTTGTGCGCCCCCCGAAGCGGCCAGAAGAACACCTGCATGCATGGAGACACTCGCCAAGTACTGGCCCGTAGAGTCACCATCTCGTCACCCCAAGGCACCAGGTCGGTGGAGGCTGGCCTGGTGTAGGACCTGCCGGTGGCCGTACTGCTTGGGAGGGATTTGCCTGGCTTTGACCGTTTGCTCACCGCCGCTACACAGCCTGCCAGCCCAGAGGGGAACCGTCGAAGACAGAGGCGGCCTCGTGGACCCGCCCAGCCCTGCTCGCCTCCGAcagtgggagagatggtgagtccccctctcaAACTAATAATCTGTTCTATGATGTCTACCAACAGGCTGCTGGAGGGGGCTCTTTCGCCAAGGAACAGTGGGAGGATGACCGACTCGAGCACTGTTGGGCTCAGGTGCGAGTCATCGATGGGAAGGACTtcctcccacggccccatcctctccTGCATTTTGTTGAGAATGGCCTGCTGTACTGTGTCGCTCAGTGGAGGGGGGAGGAGAAGAAATTGCTGGTTGTACCCCAAGCCAAGACCAAAACCATTCTGGAGCTGGCGCATTCCCATCCCATGGCAGGTCACCTCGGGGCAGCCAACACCACCCAGCGCATCCACAACCGCTTCCACTGGCCGGGCCTGGAGGCCGAAGTAAAGCGGTTCTGCCAAGCCTGTCCAACCTGC encodes:
- the LOC141298927 gene encoding LOW QUALITY PROTEIN: olfactory receptor 1571-like (The sequence of the model RefSeq protein was modified relative to this genomic sequence to represent the inferred CDS: inserted 2 bases in 1 codon), with amino-acid sequence MTPSYFYITEPCVLSYDRLVAISLPLRYHMIVTHRSMLVMIAASWTLALLLTMIGAIFMSRLSFCNNPNXIILGFPVDFIIFSYTCIALTLFKITTLQDRQRATKTCTAHLILMAIFYVPITFTYALSSFMNSNIRIFNLSLTTVLPPMLNPIIYTFMTEEFIVSVKRLLKRRVVESGAFIPAMEEVLQRLAEVSIRQQQIVEHLATRQGRTEEELTAMRASAAQRVPLPDPRAQATRLLPELTADDDVETFLHVFENTARREAWPEDEWARTLAPLLTGEAQRAYFSLLLTIAEDYIEAASLIIGCWKETPPQLR